The Microcoleus sp. FACHB-68 genome includes a region encoding these proteins:
- a CDS encoding IMS domain-containing protein, with protein MRIPLDYYRILGLPIQATAEQLQQAHRDRSLQLPRREYSEVAILARKQLIDEAYAILSEPDQRQAYDASFLAKTYDLDSNGLGEPPAAGGDSPHTQTDLHTPSIEIEDKQFVGALLILQELGEYELVLKLSQPSLSSGRFGLKVGRFGEPQLVGPDIILTVSLACLELGREQWQQGQYENAAVSLETGQELLLKEGLFPNVRGEMQADLYKLRPYRIMELLELSDEYVVERRRGLHLLRDMLQERGGIDGNGTDESGLSVDDFLRFVQQLRSYLTVAEQQSLFEVEARRPSAVATYLAVYALIARGFAQRQPILIRQAKLMLMRLGKRQDVHLEQAICALLLGQTEEASQALELSQEYETLDFIRKQSQNAPDLLPGLCLYGERWLQEEVFPHFRDLANQQALLKDYFADERVQAYLESLPAEEEEASNEWFPVTTQLSPTPKKMEAKPLTQWEPVATIASRTAMATLSSASTGPTTVSSAVSGSAEPAPPPPLREAQRSASPALNGSGANSGEPLQSEPAATLPSTEVNSERRQGRLRPDEKARVPVATVARPAAETEERRSNRSLRGWQRSSGKLLRSVKVERLIGLALLTLLALLVLGFLSARTLGWIADQLGRLSGPALQGEQPLLELHQPPVPIPDPNSNALATTGPLSDSLAEQVIQKWFTTKADALGPEHKVEQLEQILTGPALSKWQQWARETQQSNSYYQYQQSLNVQSVQMDQNDPNLAKVDAEVTEAAKLFEGGKQIDSRDDKFGVRYNLVRKDGQWRIQDWVVK; from the coding sequence GTGCGAATCCCACTCGACTATTACCGGATTCTCGGCTTACCGATTCAGGCAACCGCTGAACAGTTGCAACAGGCTCATCGTGATCGCTCCCTACAGCTACCGCGACGGGAGTATTCTGAAGTGGCGATCTTGGCTCGTAAGCAACTCATCGACGAAGCTTATGCCATACTCAGTGAGCCAGACCAGCGTCAAGCTTACGATGCGAGCTTTCTGGCCAAAACCTATGATTTAGATTCTAACGGCTTGGGTGAACCACCGGCAGCAGGGGGAGACTCCCCACACACCCAAACGGATCTTCATACTCCTAGCATTGAGATTGAAGATAAGCAATTTGTGGGTGCTTTGCTGATCCTGCAAGAACTGGGGGAATATGAACTGGTTCTCAAGCTCAGTCAACCCTCCCTCAGTAGTGGCCGCTTCGGCTTAAAGGTAGGCCGGTTTGGAGAACCCCAGCTCGTTGGGCCAGACATCATATTAACGGTATCACTGGCTTGCTTAGAACTCGGTCGGGAACAATGGCAGCAAGGTCAGTATGAAAACGCAGCCGTCTCCCTGGAAACCGGCCAAGAACTGCTGTTAAAAGAAGGTTTATTTCCGAACGTGCGTGGGGAAATGCAAGCTGACCTCTACAAGCTTCGCCCCTACCGGATTATGGAATTGCTAGAGCTGAGCGACGAATATGTTGTTGAGCGGCGCAGAGGCTTGCATCTGTTGCGAGATATGCTGCAAGAGCGGGGCGGGATTGACGGCAACGGCACGGACGAGTCCGGCTTAAGTGTTGATGACTTCTTGCGTTTTGTTCAGCAATTGCGCTCTTATTTAACCGTAGCAGAACAGCAAAGTTTATTTGAAGTAGAGGCAAGACGGCCTTCCGCTGTGGCGACTTACCTGGCAGTATACGCCCTGATTGCGCGGGGATTTGCCCAAAGACAGCCGATTTTGATTCGTCAGGCGAAACTGATGCTGATGCGGTTGGGCAAGCGTCAGGATGTGCATCTAGAACAAGCGATTTGTGCACTGCTGCTGGGGCAAACTGAAGAAGCGTCTCAAGCTTTAGAACTCAGCCAAGAGTACGAAACCCTGGATTTTATTCGCAAACAGTCTCAGAATGCTCCAGACTTGTTGCCCGGTCTTTGTTTGTATGGAGAGCGTTGGTTGCAAGAAGAAGTGTTTCCCCACTTCCGAGACTTGGCGAATCAACAAGCATTGCTGAAAGATTATTTTGCCGATGAGCGGGTTCAAGCGTATTTAGAATCCCTGCCGGCTGAGGAAGAAGAAGCTAGCAATGAATGGTTTCCCGTGACAACTCAGCTAAGTCCCACGCCTAAGAAAATGGAGGCCAAACCGCTGACACAATGGGAGCCGGTGGCGACAATTGCCTCGCGGACTGCTATGGCAACCTTGTCTTCAGCCTCAACCGGCCCGACAACGGTGTCGAGTGCCGTCAGCGGCAGTGCGGAGCCGGCTCCACCGCCCCCCCTGCGTGAAGCACAACGCAGTGCTTCTCCTGCCTTAAATGGCTCTGGGGCAAACTCAGGCGAACCCCTCCAGAGTGAACCGGCTGCAACACTTCCGTCCACTGAGGTCAATTCGGAACGCCGGCAGGGACGGCTTCGGCCTGATGAAAAAGCACGGGTGCCGGTGGCAACTGTCGCTCGACCGGCAGCAGAAACCGAAGAACGGCGAAGCAACCGATCTCTAAGAGGCTGGCAGCGTTCCTCTGGAAAGCTACTGCGCTCTGTTAAAGTAGAGCGGCTGATTGGACTGGCGTTGCTCACACTGCTCGCTCTGCTCGTTCTTGGGTTTCTCAGTGCCAGAACCTTGGGTTGGATCGCTGATCAATTGGGTCGTTTGTCTGGTCCTGCACTGCAAGGAGAGCAACCCTTATTGGAGCTACATCAGCCGCCGGTGCCAATTCCCGACCCTAATAGCAACGCACTCGCCACCACCGGCCCACTTTCCGATTCCCTTGCCGAGCAAGTGATTCAAAAATGGTTCACCACGAAAGCAGACGCTTTAGGGCCAGAGCATAAAGTCGAGCAGTTAGAGCAAATATTGACGGGTCCTGCTTTATCAAAATGGCAGCAATGGGCGAGGGAAACCCAGCAAAGTAATTCCTACTACCAGTACCAACAAAGTCTCAATGTTCAATCGGTGCAAATGGACCAGAACGATCCGAATCTAGCCAAAGTTGATGCTGAAGTCACTGAAGCCGCTAAGTTATTTGAGGGTGGCAAGCAGATAGACTCACGCGATGACAAGTTTGGGGTTCGGTATAATTTGGTTCGCAAAGATGGCCAGTGGCGTATCCAAGATTGGGTTGTGAAGTAA
- the pdhA gene encoding pyruvate dehydrogenase (acetyl-transferring) E1 component subunit alpha gives MIQERTLPAFDTSSVQITKEEGLVLYEDMILGRFFEDKCAEMYYRGKMFGFVHLYNGQEAVSSGIIKAMRRDEDYVSSTYRDHVHALSAGVPAAEVMAELFGKATGCSKGRGGSMHMFSAEHRLLGGYAFVAEGIPVATGVALQTKYRREAMGDANADQVTACFFGDGACNNGQFFECLNMAALWKLPILFVVENNKWAIGMSHERATSEPEIYKKGAAFGMPGIEVDGMDVLAVYSTAKEAVARARAGEGPTLIEALTYRFRGHSLADPDELRSKEEKEFWFPRDPIKRLAAYLTEQNLATQDELKAIEKKIQGVVDHSVKFAEESPEPEPSELYRFIFAEDE, from the coding sequence ATGATTCAGGAACGGACTTTACCGGCATTTGATACAAGTTCAGTACAAATCACCAAAGAAGAAGGTTTGGTGCTGTACGAAGACATGATTCTAGGGCGTTTTTTTGAAGACAAATGCGCCGAAATGTATTACCGGGGCAAAATGTTTGGGTTTGTCCACCTCTACAATGGCCAAGAGGCTGTTTCTAGCGGCATCATCAAGGCAATGCGCCGTGATGAGGATTATGTCAGCAGCACCTATCGCGATCACGTTCATGCGCTGAGTGCTGGGGTGCCGGCAGCCGAGGTGATGGCAGAGTTATTTGGCAAGGCGACGGGTTGCAGCAAGGGACGGGGCGGTTCCATGCATATGTTCTCTGCCGAACATCGGCTGCTGGGTGGCTACGCGTTTGTGGCTGAGGGAATCCCTGTAGCAACTGGCGTAGCGTTGCAAACCAAGTACCGGCGTGAGGCGATGGGTGATGCCAATGCCGATCAGGTAACGGCTTGCTTCTTTGGAGATGGTGCCTGCAATAACGGTCAATTTTTCGAGTGCTTAAATATGGCGGCACTGTGGAAACTGCCGATTTTATTTGTGGTGGAAAATAATAAGTGGGCGATTGGGATGTCTCACGAACGGGCAACTTCTGAACCAGAGATTTATAAGAAAGGTGCTGCGTTTGGGATGCCGGGGATTGAGGTAGACGGCATGGATGTGCTGGCAGTCTATTCAACGGCTAAAGAGGCGGTAGCCCGTGCCCGTGCCGGTGAGGGTCCAACTTTGATTGAGGCGCTGACTTATCGCTTCCGGGGTCACTCTCTAGCCGATCCGGATGAATTGCGCTCGAAGGAAGAAAAAGAATTTTGGTTTCCCCGCGATCCGATCAAACGGTTAGCGGCTTACCTAACTGAGCAAAATCTGGCAACCCAGGACGAACTCAAGGCAATTGAGAAGAAGATTCAAGGGGTTGTGGATCATTCGGTGAAGTTTGCTGAGGAAAGTCCGGAACCTGAGCCGAGTGAGCTTTACCGCTTTATTTTTGCTGAAGATGAGTAA
- a CDS encoding M48 family metallopeptidase — translation MKPVWNSLLIALSLVLLPSAAVAQPSVTENQAYSVPEPATIGIPKKIAQIPPTPEAADTSQTQETPEAAGNPEPADTAESDEKSSRLQILAEADRLYLAGDISAAANLYRTAKRPFPEEIQELGSEKRPEAITDPELLSPAGRVYWREAQAGFQQKLATRILVPLKLLVEQSPEFIPGHLLYAQALKEYGNAKEYLEVLERANTLYPDHPDLLKGRISALADSGKWLEASVAARQFALLNPDHPQATEFTELAETNLKRFRSDLREKLTGNAIANGLLGAISFAVTGNPLTAFSAVQTTALLIEGESALGERIAGSAKRDLELVEDEVVVSYINDLGQKLANLSGRDFNYEFYVVKDKDLNAFALPGGKVFVNAGVILNTNSEAELAGLLTHELAHAILSHGFQRVTEGSLLANITQFIPLGGPLTDLLMLDYSRDQERQADILGTRLLVAAGYASDGLYNLMVTLKEEKGDDSNFLSFLSTHPGTKERINYLATLIQRNGYNRYAYEGVTRHAQVKARVEKLLKGRNPDGEKKEEPTARTEANN, via the coding sequence ATGAAACCAGTCTGGAATTCTCTGCTAATTGCCCTTAGCCTTGTCTTGCTGCCATCCGCTGCTGTAGCACAACCTTCAGTCACCGAAAATCAAGCTTATAGCGTCCCTGAACCGGCAACGATAGGCATTCCCAAAAAAATAGCTCAAATACCGCCAACGCCAGAAGCAGCCGACACCTCACAAACTCAGGAAACGCCAGAAGCAGCCGGCAACCCAGAACCGGCAGACACAGCAGAATCAGACGAAAAAAGCAGCCGGTTGCAGATTCTTGCAGAAGCCGACAGACTTTACCTCGCCGGCGATATCTCAGCGGCTGCTAATCTATACCGGACAGCAAAACGTCCATTTCCTGAAGAAATACAGGAACTCGGCAGTGAAAAGCGCCCCGAAGCAATTACTGATCCAGAATTACTTTCACCTGCCGGCAGAGTTTATTGGCGCGAAGCCCAAGCCGGCTTCCAGCAGAAGCTAGCAACCCGAATTTTAGTTCCCCTGAAGCTTTTAGTTGAGCAATCTCCCGAATTCATCCCAGGACATTTACTTTACGCCCAGGCACTCAAAGAGTACGGCAACGCCAAAGAATACCTCGAAGTTCTCGAACGCGCAAACACGCTGTACCCCGATCATCCAGATTTGCTTAAAGGTAGAATTAGCGCCCTTGCAGATAGCGGAAAATGGTTAGAAGCATCCGTCGCAGCGCGTCAGTTTGCCTTGCTCAACCCCGATCATCCGCAAGCTACTGAGTTTACCGAACTTGCAGAAACCAACTTGAAACGCTTTCGCTCAGATTTGCGGGAGAAATTAACCGGCAATGCCATCGCAAATGGGTTACTAGGTGCAATTAGCTTCGCAGTCACCGGCAACCCCCTCACCGCCTTCTCTGCTGTTCAGACAACTGCTTTACTAATCGAAGGTGAATCGGCTTTAGGAGAGCGAATTGCCGGCTCAGCGAAACGCGATTTAGAGTTAGTCGAAGACGAAGTTGTTGTCAGTTATATTAATGACCTTGGCCAAAAATTGGCTAATTTAAGTGGTCGTGATTTTAACTATGAATTTTATGTTGTAAAAGACAAAGACCTGAATGCTTTTGCTTTACCAGGGGGTAAGGTTTTTGTTAATGCCGGCGTCATTTTAAACACCAACTCTGAAGCAGAATTAGCCGGCTTGCTAACTCATGAATTAGCCCACGCCATCCTCTCTCACGGATTTCAACGCGTCACCGAAGGAAGCTTACTCGCTAACATTACCCAGTTTATCCCCCTCGGTGGCCCACTAACGGATCTGCTGATGCTCGACTACAGCCGCGATCAAGAGCGTCAGGCTGATATTCTCGGCACTAGACTCTTAGTTGCCGCCGGCTACGCGTCTGATGGCTTATACAACTTAATGGTGACACTCAAAGAAGAAAAGGGAGACGACAGCAATTTCCTAAGTTTCCTCTCCACGCACCCCGGTACAAAAGAGCGGATTAATTATCTAGCAACCCTTATTCAGCGTAATGGCTATAACCGATATGCCTACGAGGGAGTGACGCGACACGCTCAAGTAAAGGCGCGGGTAGAAAAACTATTAAAGGGAAGAAATCCAGACGGAGAGAAAAAGGAAGAACCAACCGCACGTACTGAAGCAAACAATTAA
- a CDS encoding DUF1574 domain-containing protein, with amino-acid sequence MTTLMLNVDERVGVGSGPTLAEWASSALGLPDVRVQVRLRGNNLYLLCEGSPCPDVAIAVTRFAQALAHNSLETLSPPEQPRIYQVFLSGREVGHNRPDWTVRLDPTQLDRHLEPASPSKVPQPEPPTLTPAQPTFSTVPVAVPPAAEKRGIVAAVQPLSVSVPQRLIQAPSSPESLANQHLARSGNPDAIARYLSETLSALGVAVKVSARDIQDAGAAEASEGHNRGNASAQNTKRLWVCCESAYSPDPSLLAEPIAQRLRNLLEKREGISLQGFRDAVIVGQVSGEARPEWMLRVDMTPPEEMLKAWACWGDVQAIALLIDRALANQGIAVRAVLKEATLHLFCSRQPSRAGSTQNAGESAAEASGSTPDKRQCVAAIKPVLESIAPQGIQAATIYGVDSSQSLNPQCAVSPKTQGLGLSAEETPVWIDWVNLAATQHPALAESALDLAKRGDRGALTFVLDRLIHPNLNAKLATGGIHLSILHKDDLLHVISDAPVCPPQSRVGPPIAKLLRQLQIPEISGVRVYGRRAGQKKPLWRYGADFVGRYGAAPEAAPEFAASVAEGAELLPQPGDLVLRPAFKPSEEKAGLAGMGQGIGHVLQQLLIRAQLFSPSNQLANQATPHGAWVALVWGTLGLLLALQADWVMGQLVRDTKLSPVREAQLNQVFQEALSKKPVADEEGKVPTRVSLDLPQVSLPKSRKDDQSVFNVSGFTQRGSEQLTIAGKCQVDAGGLDPERCILESLSYPSFNSRQLDEHLLRYQQYLADSGTPDILIVGSSRALRGIDPAALQKTLAAQGYPNVKIFNFGINGATAQTVDVLIRQILRPDQLPKMILWADGARAFNSGRVDVTYNAIVASEGYKQLAAGKHPISNADGETGSSASNSAAPALDAASQAYDKFWTSSYDEMSEWFSQKLATVSATYPQRDRLKRLVQQQLATNLKLQGVTRQPLVASTKGADSPETTGADEMHSVGTIDANGFMHLPVRFNPAIYYLKHPKVPGNYDADYESFQLTGRQTSALRNLVQFTQSRDITLAFVNLPLTEDYLDPIRNAYEQEFQQQMLRLSMEEKFIFRDLSGLWPTQNEHFSDPSHLNRFGAHEVSQRVAKDPMIPWPMPNEELRIQN; translated from the coding sequence ATGACGACGCTGATGTTGAATGTGGATGAGCGAGTCGGGGTGGGCAGCGGGCCAACCCTAGCCGAGTGGGCATCGAGCGCACTGGGGCTTCCAGATGTGCGGGTGCAAGTACGGCTGCGCGGGAATAATTTATACCTTCTGTGTGAGGGATCTCCCTGTCCGGATGTGGCAATTGCAGTGACTCGGTTCGCCCAGGCACTCGCCCATAACTCTCTAGAAACCCTCAGCCCTCCGGAGCAACCCCGGATCTATCAAGTATTTTTATCGGGTCGGGAAGTTGGCCATAACCGGCCTGATTGGACGGTGCGACTTGATCCCACTCAGCTGGATCGGCATTTAGAGCCGGCGAGTCCATCTAAAGTGCCTCAGCCTGAACCTCCAACTCTGACGCCGGCGCAACCGACTTTTAGCACCGTGCCGGTTGCAGTTCCACCGGCAGCAGAAAAGCGGGGGATCGTCGCAGCAGTGCAACCCCTCAGCGTCTCAGTGCCTCAGCGCCTCATACAAGCCCCTTCTAGCCCTGAAAGTCTGGCTAACCAGCATTTGGCACGATCTGGGAACCCAGATGCCATCGCCCGTTATCTCAGCGAAACCCTAAGTGCTTTAGGGGTTGCGGTGAAGGTTTCAGCCAGAGATATTCAAGATGCCGGGGCGGCGGAAGCAAGCGAAGGGCACAACAGAGGCAATGCCTCCGCCCAAAATACTAAGCGTCTTTGGGTGTGTTGCGAGTCTGCCTACAGTCCCGATCCCTCATTGCTTGCGGAACCGATCGCCCAGCGATTACGAAACTTATTAGAAAAGCGGGAAGGGATCTCTCTCCAAGGATTTCGAGATGCGGTAATCGTCGGTCAGGTTAGCGGTGAAGCTAGACCGGAGTGGATGCTGCGTGTGGATATGACGCCGCCAGAGGAGATGCTGAAGGCGTGGGCGTGTTGGGGTGATGTACAAGCCATCGCCTTGCTGATTGACCGCGCTTTAGCGAATCAGGGGATTGCGGTGCGGGCGGTGCTGAAGGAGGCAACGCTGCATCTGTTTTGCAGCCGGCAGCCTTCACGGGCCGGCAGCACTCAAAACGCTGGGGAAAGTGCCGCTGAGGCAAGTGGATCGACACCCGATAAACGGCAGTGTGTGGCTGCAATTAAGCCGGTTTTAGAAAGCATTGCCCCTCAAGGAATTCAGGCTGCAACGATTTATGGGGTAGACAGTTCCCAGTCTTTAAATCCTCAGTGTGCTGTTTCACCCAAAACTCAGGGTTTGGGGCTGAGTGCAGAAGAAACACCCGTTTGGATTGATTGGGTGAATTTAGCTGCCACCCAGCATCCCGCTTTAGCTGAGTCAGCTTTAGATTTAGCGAAGCGAGGAGATCGCGGGGCGCTGACGTTTGTCCTCGACCGGCTGATTCATCCTAATTTGAATGCCAAGCTGGCTACCGGCGGGATTCATCTGTCGATTTTGCACAAAGACGACTTGCTGCACGTGATCAGCGATGCCCCCGTGTGTCCGCCACAAAGTCGGGTTGGCCCTCCGATCGCTAAGTTACTACGCCAGCTGCAAATTCCGGAAATTTCCGGGGTGCGGGTGTACGGACGACGTGCCGGCCAGAAAAAGCCTTTGTGGCGCTACGGTGCTGATTTTGTGGGGCGCTACGGCGCAGCACCAGAAGCGGCACCAGAGTTTGCGGCTTCGGTTGCGGAAGGGGCGGAATTGCTGCCGCAACCAGGCGATTTAGTTTTGCGCCCTGCTTTCAAACCGAGCGAAGAGAAAGCCGGTTTGGCTGGGATGGGTCAAGGCATCGGTCACGTTCTGCAACAGCTGTTGATTCGAGCGCAACTGTTCAGCCCCAGCAACCAGTTAGCAAATCAAGCGACACCTCACGGGGCTTGGGTGGCGCTTGTTTGGGGAACACTGGGACTGCTTCTGGCGCTACAGGCAGATTGGGTGATGGGGCAGCTAGTACGGGATACAAAGCTGTCTCCGGTTCGCGAAGCGCAGTTGAACCAGGTATTTCAAGAGGCGCTGTCTAAGAAGCCGGTTGCGGATGAAGAGGGCAAAGTCCCAACAAGAGTGTCCCTGGATCTGCCCCAAGTTTCTCTGCCGAAATCGAGAAAGGACGATCAGTCCGTTTTTAACGTGTCTGGCTTTACGCAGCGGGGAAGCGAACAGCTGACGATTGCCGGCAAATGTCAGGTAGATGCCGGCGGCCTAGATCCAGAGCGCTGTATTCTGGAATCTTTGTCTTACCCCAGCTTTAATAGCCGGCAGTTAGATGAACATCTGCTGCGCTACCAGCAGTATTTGGCTGATTCGGGAACGCCAGATATTTTGATTGTGGGGAGTTCACGGGCGCTGCGGGGCATTGATCCGGCAGCCTTACAAAAAACATTAGCTGCACAAGGCTATCCAAATGTCAAGATATTTAACTTTGGCATCAACGGAGCCACCGCGCAAACGGTCGATGTTCTGATTCGCCAGATTTTGCGCCCAGACCAACTGCCCAAAATGATTTTGTGGGCGGATGGGGCGCGGGCGTTTAATAGCGGTCGGGTGGATGTGACTTACAACGCGATTGTGGCTTCCGAAGGGTATAAGCAACTGGCTGCCGGCAAACACCCGATCTCCAATGCCGATGGGGAAACCGGCTCTAGCGCATCCAATTCTGCTGCGCCGGCTTTAGACGCCGCCTCTCAAGCGTATGATAAGTTCTGGACGTCGAGTTACGACGAGATGAGTGAGTGGTTCAGCCAAAAGCTGGCTACCGTCTCTGCGACTTATCCGCAACGCGATCGGCTGAAAAGGCTGGTGCAGCAACAGCTCGCAACGAACCTTAAGCTGCAAGGCGTGACGCGTCAGCCCCTGGTTGCCTCTACCAAAGGCGCTGACTCCCCAGAGACGACAGGTGCAGATGAGATGCACTCTGTCGGCACGATTGATGCGAACGGCTTCATGCACCTGCCGGTGCGCTTCAATCCAGCAATTTACTATCTCAAACATCCCAAAGTCCCCGGCAATTATGATGCTGATTACGAATCTTTTCAGCTCACAGGCCGGCAAACTTCTGCCCTAAGAAATCTGGTGCAATTTACCCAGTCCCGCGATATTACCTTAGCCTTCGTCAACCTGCCTTTGACTGAAGATTATTTAGATCCTATTCGTAACGCTTACGAACAGGAATTTCAACAGCAAATGTTGCGTCTGTCTATGGAAGAAAAATTTATCTTCCGAGATTTATCTGGACTGTGGCCAACTCAAAACGAACACTTTTCAGATCCTAGCCACCTAAACCGTTTTGGTGCCCACGAAGTGTCACAACGCGTGGCTAAAGATCCCATGATTCCCTGGCCGATGCCTAATGAAGAATTGAGAATTCAGAATTAA
- a CDS encoding MBOAT family protein codes for MEFLSLPYALFLLSFLGVYWTVQQQRWRLWVILSASLVFYASLQFQYIPLLLVSILINFRFGRALNAKTSKHRQSLDENISDHEDLQVAQANWSPRRLAILWLGIFLNVLVLLSFKYVPFLLESAGTLLKLPEAGQSAGWFRTHIFAPLGLSFFTFECLAYLIDVYRGAPASQQLLQFAAYKFFFPKLISGPITRYHHLTTQLQTLKFPSAERVTEGLWLIASGAVKKGLLADRLAILVNLSFENLQRAGSGDIWLATLAYGLQLYLDFSGYVDIARGSAMLMGLNLPENFDFPYFSTSIADFWRRWHITLGDWLRNYLYFPLGGSRKGLDRTCLNLLIVMLIAGIWHGAAWGFVVWGWIHGVALVIHRLTEALSNRLPLLKRWWQSIPGVLTAWLLTQAMVFTAWIWFRLPDLRYSSWAIQHLWGHAADIQFTQKVYLETMGLDRLQISMLLGALVAAMALSYLINRTLKLELNWPVKILLVPLCFFAVALLAPDGTPPFIYFDF; via the coding sequence ATGGAATTTCTCTCACTTCCTTACGCCTTATTTCTTCTCAGCTTCCTCGGCGTTTATTGGACGGTTCAGCAACAGCGCTGGCGTCTCTGGGTGATCTTAAGCGCTAGTTTGGTATTTTACGCCTCGCTGCAATTTCAATATATTCCATTGCTGTTGGTCAGCATTCTGATTAACTTCCGCTTTGGACGCGCACTCAACGCAAAAACATCTAAACACCGGCAGTCTTTAGATGAAAATATTTCAGATCATGAAGACTTGCAAGTTGCTCAAGCAAATTGGAGTCCCCGGCGTCTGGCAATTTTGTGGCTTGGCATTTTCTTAAATGTTTTGGTGCTGTTGAGCTTCAAGTACGTGCCTTTTTTATTAGAATCTGCCGGCACTTTGTTGAAATTGCCAGAAGCGGGGCAAAGTGCCGGTTGGTTCCGCACCCATATTTTTGCGCCCTTGGGGCTGAGTTTTTTCACATTTGAGTGTCTTGCCTATCTCATTGATGTTTATCGGGGTGCGCCGGCAAGCCAGCAATTACTGCAGTTTGCCGCCTACAAGTTTTTCTTTCCTAAACTAATTTCCGGCCCAATTACCCGATATCATCATCTAACCACCCAGCTACAAACCCTAAAGTTTCCCTCTGCTGAACGCGTGACGGAAGGACTTTGGTTAATTGCCTCTGGGGCAGTAAAAAAAGGATTACTTGCTGATCGCTTAGCGATTCTTGTTAATCTGAGTTTCGAGAATTTGCAACGCGCCGGCAGTGGTGATATCTGGTTAGCAACCCTCGCTTATGGGTTGCAACTTTATCTTGATTTTAGTGGCTATGTAGATATCGCCCGTGGCAGTGCAATGCTGATGGGATTAAACCTGCCAGAAAATTTTGACTTTCCCTACTTCAGCACTAGCATTGCGGATTTTTGGCGTCGCTGGCACATTACTTTAGGAGATTGGCTTCGCAACTACCTTTACTTTCCCCTGGGTGGCTCACGCAAAGGTTTAGACCGTACTTGTCTGAATTTATTAATTGTGATGTTAATTGCCGGCATTTGGCACGGTGCTGCCTGGGGTTTTGTTGTCTGGGGTTGGATTCACGGTGTCGCTTTGGTGATTCACCGGCTGACAGAAGCCCTATCAAATCGGTTGCCACTTCTCAAACGCTGGTGGCAAAGCATCCCCGGTGTACTAACTGCATGGTTACTGACTCAGGCAATGGTTTTTACCGCTTGGATCTGGTTCCGACTTCCCGATTTGAGATATTCAAGTTGGGCAATTCAGCATCTTTGGGGACACGCGGCTGATATCCAGTTTACCCAGAAGGTTTACCTAGAAACGATGGGTTTAGATCGCTTGCAAATCTCTATGCTCCTGGGTGCTTTAGTTGCAGCGATGGCACTCTCTTATTTAATCAATCGAACTCTCAAATTAGAGTTAAATTGGCCTGTGAAAATTTTGTTGGTGCCGCTGTGTTTCTTCGCGGTGGCGCTACTTGCCCCCGATGGCACCCCACCGTTTATTTACTTTGATTTTTAG
- a CDS encoding sulfurtransferase, which produces MNDADFLVSPQWLAEHLDDPLLVIVDCRFSLADPELGQQQYTANHIPGAFYLDLNRDLSSPVGRHGGRHPLPDPLKLANTLAATGINSQETFVVAYDDSKFAFASRLWWLLRYLGHDRVAVLDGGFTGWQAAGYPVTAEVPVPKPAAFVPVPQQERVVDIEYVKAHKDLPGVLLVDSREPDRYNGLREPIDPIAGHIPGAVNYPWQAVTDDQGRGLSASEQKRRWVEGTQAKEIIVYCGSGVTACVNLLSLEMAGIPTGKLYAGSWSDWCSYQV; this is translated from the coding sequence ATGAATGACGCTGATTTTCTCGTTTCCCCCCAGTGGTTAGCCGAACACCTAGACGATCCACTTCTGGTGATCGTCGATTGTCGCTTTTCCCTCGCCGATCCAGAACTAGGGCAACAGCAATACACCGCTAATCACATTCCCGGAGCGTTTTACTTGGATCTCAACCGGGATCTTTCCAGCCCTGTTGGTCGCCACGGTGGCCGGCATCCCTTGCCCGATCCGCTCAAGTTGGCAAACACGCTGGCAGCGACCGGCATTAATTCTCAAGAAACTTTTGTTGTTGCTTACGATGATTCTAAATTTGCTTTTGCTTCGCGCCTGTGGTGGCTGCTGCGCTATTTAGGGCACGACCGAGTTGCGGTATTGGATGGGGGCTTCACCGGCTGGCAAGCGGCTGGTTATCCCGTCACGGCTGAAGTGCCGGTTCCCAAGCCGGCAGCGTTTGTGCCCGTACCCCAACAGGAACGGGTGGTGGATATTGAGTATGTCAAAGCCCACAAAGATTTGCCGGGGGTTTTGCTGGTAGATTCCCGTGAGCCGGATCGCTACAACGGTTTGCGAGAACCGATTGACCCGATTGCCGGCCACATTCCTGGCGCTGTTAACTATCCCTGGCAAGCGGTTACAGACGATCAAGGTCGGGGGCTGTCGGCTTCTGAGCAAAAGCGCCGGTGGGTGGAGGGGACGCAAGCGAAGGAAATTATTGTCTACTGCGGCTCCGGTGTCACGGCTTGCGTGAATTTGCTCTCCCTGGAAATGGCCGGCATCCCAACAGGCAAACTTTATGCCGGCAGTTGGAGCGACTGGTGTTCTTATCAAGTTTGA